A genomic window from Onychostoma macrolepis isolate SWU-2019 chromosome 22, ASM1243209v1, whole genome shotgun sequence includes:
- the LOC131531405 gene encoding LOW QUALITY PROTEIN: tyrosine-protein kinase JAK2-like (The sequence of the model RefSeq protein was modified relative to this genomic sequence to represent the inferred CDS: substituted 2 bases at 2 genomic stop codons) codes for MNRIVSINRQDGKTQELVFSSSMEALSFTSLIDGYYRLTMDAHHYLCKDVVPPHMLEAIESYCHRPISMEFAISKLRKSGNQKGLFVLRCSPKDFNKYFLTLAIGAYEDVEYKHCLITRSENGDYNLSGTKRNFRSLKELLKCYQKETVKSDGVVFQFSRCCLPKAKQKSSLLVCRSHQGSEVSLSSSLQRHNISQMMFHKIKKDDLDLGESQGQGTFTKIFKGIRKEQGDYGETHKTEVIVKVLDKAHINYSESFFEAASMMSQLTHKHLVLTYGICVCGEENIMVQEYVKFGSLDTYLKKNKNSISVNILWKLEVAKQLAWAMLFLEEKNLAHGNVCAKNILLIREEDRTSGNPPFIKLSDPGISITVLPREILVEQIPWVTPECILDPKNLSLASDKWSFGTTLWEICSGGEKPLANMDSSKKHLFYENHHQLSAPKWTELANLINSXMDYEPTFRPSFRAIIRDLNSLFCPDYEIVKESDILPSRAGASGLSTGAFQNEDLVXFEERHIIFLHQLGKGNFGSVEMCRYDPLQDNTGEVVAVKKLQHSTTEHIRDFEQEIEILKSLQHENIVKYKGVCYSAGRRNLRLVMEYLPHGSLRDYLNKNKDRIDHKKLLHYASQICKGMEYLATKRYIHRDLATHNILVESEFKVKIGDFGLTKVLPQGKEYYKVKEPGESPIFWYAPESLTESKFSSQKIAMWEVASDIWSFGVVLYELFTYSDKLCSPPTEFLSMMGGDKQGQTIVYHLIELLKTGSRLPQPMGCPSEMCEIMQECWDNDPSLRPPFKELTLRIDLIRDSSDSDQYTQVPAF; via the exons ATGAACCGCATTGTTTCCATCAACAGACAGGATGGAAAAACTCAAGAGCTGGTGTTCTCCTCCTCAATGGAGGCATTGTCTTTTACATCTTTAATTGATGGTTACTACAGACTAACCATGGATGCCCATCATTACCTCTGCAAGGATGTCGTTCCACCCCATATGCTGGAGGCCATTGAGAGCTACTGCCACAGGCCAATATCAATGGAGTTTGCAATCAGTAAACTACGCAAGTCAGGGAACCAGAAAGGTCTATTCGTGCTCCGGTGCAGCCCCAAAGACTTCAACAAATACTTCCTGACTCTTGCTATTGGGGCGTATGAGGATGTAGAGTACAAGCATTGTCTAATCACCAGGTCTGAAAATGGTGACTACAATCTTAGTGGAACCAAAAGGAATTTTAGAAGTTTAAAGGAGCTGCTCAAATGTTACCAGAAGGAAACGGTGAAATCAGACGGTGTCGTCTTTCAGTTCAGCAGGTGCTGTTTACCAAAGGCCAAACAGAAGTCGAGTTTGTTGGTGTGCCGGAGTCATCAGGGTTCAGAGGTTTCCCTGTCCTCCTCACTGCAGAGACACAACATCAGTCAGATGATGTTTCATAAAATCAAGAAAGATGACCTTGATCTTGGTGAGAGTCAAGGTCAGGGGACTTTCACTAAGATCTTCAAAGGGATTCGGAAAGAGCAGGGAGACTACGGAGAAACCCATAAGACTGAAGTCATTGTCAAAGTCTTGGACAAAGCCCATATAAATTACTCTGAGTCTTTTTTTGAGGCAGCCAGCATGATGAGTCAGCTCACCCACAAGCATCTGGTGTTGACCTATGGTATCTGTGTGTGCGGAGAGGAGAACATCATGGTGCAGGAATATGTGAAGTTTGGGTCCTTGGACACATAcctgaagaaaaacaagaactCAATATCAGTTAATATCCTGTGGAAGCTGGAAGTGGCCAAGCAGCTCGCCTGGGCTATGCTCTTTTTGGAGGAGAAGAATCTGGCTCATGGGAATGTGTGTGCAAAAAACATCCTTTTGATCAGAGAGGAGGACAGGACATCGGGAAACCCTCCATTCATCAAACTAAGTGACCCTGGCATCAGCATCACAGTGCTGCCCAGAGAGATTCTGGTGGAGCAAATCCCCTGGGTAACGCCTGAATGCATCTTAGACCCTAAAAACCTGAGTCTTGCCTCAGACAAATGGAGCTTTGGTACAACATTATGGGAGATTTGCAGTGGAGGAGAAAAGCCACTTGCCAACATGGACAGTTCCAAGAAACACTTGTTCTATGAAAACCATCACCAACTATCTGCTCCCAAGTGGACGGAGCTCGCTAACCTGATCAACAGCTGAATGGACTATGAGCCAACATTTAGACCTTCCTTCAGAGCCATCATACGAGACCTCAACAGTCTCTTCTGCCCAGATTATGAGATCGTGAAGGAGAGTGACATTTTACCCAGCAGAGCAGGCGCATCTGGATTAAGTACTGGAGCGTTTCAGAATGAGGATCTAGTGTAGTTCGAGGAAAGACATATTATTTTCCTGCACCAGCTCGGCAAGGGAAATTTTGGCAGTGTGGAAATGTGCAGGTACGACCCCCTGCAGGACAACACTGGTGAAGTTGTGGCTGTGAAAAAATTACAACACAGCACTACTGAGCACATCCGTGACTTTGAGCAGGAAATCGAGATCCTCAAATCTCTCCAGCAtgaaaacattgtgaaataCAAAGGCGTGTGCTACAGTGCAGGAAGGAGAAACTTACGATTGGTTATGGAGTACCTGCCTCACGGCAGTCTGCGGGACTATCTCAACAAGAACAAAGACAGGATCGACCACAAGAAACTTCTGCATTATGCGTCTCAAATATGCAAGGGCATGGAATATCTTGCAACAAAGCGGTACATTCACAGAGACCTGGCCACACATAACATTTTAGTGGAAAGTGAGTTCAAGGTTAAGATTGGTGACTTTGGCTTGACCAAGGTTTTACCTCAGGGCAAAGAGTACTACAAGGTTAAAGAGCCTGGAGAGAGTCCAATATTCTGGTATGCACCCGAGTCTCTAACTGAGAGCAAGTTCTCATCCCA aaaaattgctatgtgggaagTAGCATCAGACATCTGGAGTTTTGGAGTGGTTCTGTATGAACTCTTTACATACAGCGACAAGCTCTGTAGCCCACCTACAGAATTTCTGAGTATGATGGGAGGTGACAAGCAGGGACAAACGATAGTCTATCATCTCATTGAGCTCTTGAAAACAGGAAGCCGTTTACCCCAGCCAATGGGCTGTCCTTCAGAGATGTGCGAGATTATGCAGGAATGCTGGGACAATGATCCAAGTCTTCGGCCACCCTTCAAGGAGCTCACTCTCCGCATAGACCTGATCCGGGACAGCAGCGATTCAGACCAATATACCCAAGTGCCTGCGTTTTAG